AAGTATCCCGCAGAACAACAGCCCATTGGTCTATTGGTGAACCCTTTAGAAATTGCCCAAGCCTTGTTGCAAGACTTGCATAACGCTAGTGCAGTCAAAGCTGAAATGAATGGTACAGCTACTGACTCATATATTTTGGATGTGAATAATTGGGCAAGTCTCAGCTTTTGTTATCAGGTAGGTTAACTTTTTTGCCTCACGCAAAGGCAAGGCAGCGCGTTGCGGGGGTTCCCCCCGTTGTAGCGACTGCCGCGCAAAGGCGCAAAGAAGAGCGCAAAATCTAGTATCTTGGTTGTGTATGTGACAATGGATTTTGAGATTGTACTGTGTAGAGTTTCATGAATATCAACAATCGGGTTGGGTTAGCGCTGTCAATTGTCCTGTTATTTGCTAGTAATGTTACAGCCCAACCCAAGCCAACTACCCGACCGCAACCGCCTACACCCAGCCCCACAATTTCCACACAGCAGCGCGAGGAACTAGAAAAGCTACAGCAAGAAAAAGAAATCAGGGATAGAGTTCAAAACGAAGTTGACCGCGCTTTTAGTTACACCACAGCTATGCTGAATATTTTGCTAGTTGTGTTGACTCTGTTACCAATCTTTGCCACATTTGGTGTTTGGCTACTGTATCGTAGCGTGATTAGTCAGGTAATATCTGAGACAAAAAAACAATTAGAAGAAGAAGTTGAAAAACAACTGAAGACCCAAGTAGCAGAAGAATTAAAACAACAAACTGAAGCTTTATTAGAGCAAAAAAATAAAGAATTACAAGAGGAAATAAATAAGCTAAAAACTGAATTTGATTCACAAGTAGAATTACATTTGAAAAAATTAATATCAGATGCTCAAACTGCTCAAACTAAAATTCAACGCACTGTAACAGAACTTTCTCAGATTACACCTCAACCTTCACCAACGCAAGAACCTAGATCAACTGAAACACAGCAAAAAATACAACAGCTGACAACAGAATTTCAAAAGTTAGAATCTAATCCTCTAATCAGATTGACTGCCAATGATTATTTATCACAAGGAAATGCTCTTTTCTTTGAAAACCGCTATGAAGAAGCGATCGCATCTTACGACAAAGCCATTGAACTCAAACCCGACTACTACGACGCTTGGAACCACCGGGGCGTTGCACTGGGAAGCTTAGGACGGAATGAAGAAGCGATTGCATCTTGGGACAAAGCTATTGAAATCAAACCCAACGACCACGAAGTTTGGTACAACCGGGGCGTTGCACTGCGGGACTTAGGACGGAATGAAGAAGCGATTGCATCTTGGGACAAAACCATTGAAATCAAACCCGACTACTACGACGCTTGGTACAACCAGGGTGTGGTGCTGGGTAAATTAAAACGATATGAAGAAGCGATCGCATCCTACGACGAAGCCATTAAAATCAAAACTGATTATCATAACGCTTGGTACAACAAAGCTCGCTGCTATGCATTGACCCAAAATGTGGATTTAGCAATAAATAACCTGCAACAAGCTATTAAACTTCATCCTGCATACAAAGAAAAGGCAAAAACTGACTCAGACTTTGACACAATTCGAGAAGATGAGCGCTTTCATAAATTGATAGAAGGCTAGATTTTTGACTTGAAAATACTTTGT
Above is a window of Nostoc sp. UHCC 0702 DNA encoding:
- a CDS encoding tetratricopeptide repeat protein, which gives rise to MNINNRVGLALSIVLLFASNVTAQPKPTTRPQPPTPSPTISTQQREELEKLQQEKEIRDRVQNEVDRAFSYTTAMLNILLVVLTLLPIFATFGVWLLYRSVISQVISETKKQLEEEVEKQLKTQVAEELKQQTEALLEQKNKELQEEINKLKTEFDSQVELHLKKLISDAQTAQTKIQRTVTELSQITPQPSPTQEPRSTETQQKIQQLTTEFQKLESNPLIRLTANDYLSQGNALFFENRYEEAIASYDKAIELKPDYYDAWNHRGVALGSLGRNEEAIASWDKAIEIKPNDHEVWYNRGVALRDLGRNEEAIASWDKTIEIKPDYYDAWYNQGVVLGKLKRYEEAIASYDEAIKIKTDYHNAWYNKARCYALTQNVDLAINNLQQAIKLHPAYKEKAKTDSDFDTIREDERFHKLIEG